The genomic DNA CCAGAATCCCGGCCATCGCCGGTTCGACTGCCAACAATGCCAGTGCCTCATCACCAAAGGGGTTGAGACCCGGGCCTTTTGCCAACGAATGTGCCATCACCACGTGCAGGCACTTCACGCGGTCGGGCATACCGCCGCCGGAGAACGTCGTGCCCAGCGACTCGATGGCGTCGCGCTCGGCCAGGAACGACTCGTGCGCGCGCCGATACGCCGCCGCCAATTCTTCGGAAGCCTGCAGGCGTTCGGTCATGTCCTTCATCAGGCCCGAGGACTCCAGCCGGCTGGCCGCCGCGGTCAGCGCCGGGTGCGTCAGGTAATACAAAGTGGGAAAAGGGGTTCCGTCAGGCAGCCGCGGTGCGGTCTTGACCACACCGGGCTCGCCGTTGGGGCAGCGGTAGGCGATCTCCAGGACGCCACGCGGTTCCCGCCCTAGTTGGGCCGCAACGGCTTCGAGATCAGCAGCGTCAACCACCGGGCGGCGCCTGGGGTGCGGGCAGATCGGTCGGGGGCACGTCAGGATCCGGGGTGACGCCGTCCGGGCCGGGCGGGACGACGGCCGGAGCCGGCGTCAGTCCGTGCGGCTGATCGGCGATGGTGTGCCACAATGCGGTGTACCAGGGCTGGTTGCTCTTCGCGGTGGGCGACGGCGCGGGTGCGACGGGTGTCGTGACGGCGCCGGGAGGCAGCTGCACCTGATACGGGATATCCCCCGGCATCACGAAGCCCAACCGCTCACGGGCCTGCGCGGCGATGTACACCGGGTCGGCCAGCTTCACCTTCTGCTGCTCCAAATTGGCTATCTGCGAACGTAATTGGGACTCGGCGGTGGCCAACTGCTGCATCTCCGTGCGCTGCGCGAAGAAGGTGCGGACCGGCCCGGCGATGGTCAGGGTCAGCACGCACACCACGACGGCGAGGATCGCCGCGCGTCGCGCCGCCGACCCCAGCCGCTGCTCGGCATGGTGCTCGACCGACTCCGCATAGGCCTGCCGGATGGGCTCGGTGACCGGAACCGGCAGGTTGTCCGGGACGCGCCGCGGCTCGGCCTTGGGCCGGTTACCGGCCTTGGCCGCCGACGTGCCGGCCCCGGCACGCCCCCGCTTCGCCTCGCCGGGTTTGGCGGGGCGAGAGGCGGGGGAACGCCGTTTGGGATCGGCCATGTCGAAAGATCAGACCCGCGAAACTACTTGGCTTCCACCGCGAAACGCGGGAACGCCAGGTCGCCGGCGTACCGCGCGGCGTCACCGAGGGTCTCCTCGATGCGGAGCAGCTGGTTGTACTTGGCGACGCGCTCGCTGCGGGCCGGGGCGCCGGTCTTGATCTGGCCACAGCTGCACGCCACGGCCAGGTCGGCGATGGTGGTGTCCTCGGTCTCGCCACTGCGGTGGCTCATCATCGACTTGTAGCCCGCCGCGTGCGCGAGGGCGACGGCGTCCAACGTCTCGGTGAGCGTGCCGATCTGGTTGACCTTCACCAGCAGCGCGTTGGCGGCGCCCTTCTCGATGCCCTCTTCCAGGCGCTCCGGGTTGGTGACGAACAGGTCGTCGCCGACGAGCTGGACGCGGTCACCGATCGCGGTGGTCAGCGCGACCCAGCCGTCCCAGTCGTCCTCGGACAGCGGGTCCTCGATGGACACCAGCGGGAAGGAATCGAGCAGTGAGGCGTAGAACTCGGCCATCT from Mycolicibacterium phocaicum includes the following:
- a CDS encoding DUF501 domain-containing protein translates to MVDAADLEAVAAQLGREPRGVLEIAYRCPNGEPGVVKTAPRLPDGTPFPTLYYLTHPALTAAASRLESSGLMKDMTERLQASEELAAAYRRAHESFLAERDAIESLGTTFSGGGMPDRVKCLHVVMAHSLAKGPGLNPFGDEALALLAVEPAMAGILDPKVWV
- a CDS encoding FtsB family cell division protein; its protein translation is MADPKRRSPASRPAKPGEAKRGRAGAGTSAAKAGNRPKAEPRRVPDNLPVPVTEPIRQAYAESVEHHAEQRLGSAARRAAILAVVVCVLTLTIAGPVRTFFAQRTEMQQLATAESQLRSQIANLEQQKVKLADPVYIAAQARERLGFVMPGDIPYQVQLPPGAVTTPVAPAPSPTAKSNQPWYTALWHTIADQPHGLTPAPAVVPPGPDGVTPDPDVPPTDLPAPQAPPGG